GCGTCCATGCCGATGGGCCAGTACGTGCCGTAGTGCACCGGCACCGCCGCGCGCGGCGCGAGCGCGGCGAGCGCTCGCGCCGCCCGGTCCGCGTCGAGATGGCCGTGTCCCAGGAACGGTCCCCAGCCGCCCACCGGGAGCAGAGCCACATCGATCGCGCCGACCGCGTCCGCCATCCCGTCGAACAGCCCGGTGTCACCCGCGAAGTACGTCTGGGCGTCGCCCTCGATCACATAGCCGAGTGCGGGGGAGCGATGGGGCCCCAGGGGCAGCCGCCGGCCGTCGTGCAGCGCTGGGACGGCCCGTACCCGCAGCTCGCCCACCACCACCTCGTCACCGGGACGCACCTCCGTGACGTGAAGTCCTGCCAGGCGCCGAAGACCGGGCACCGACCGGGGAGCGCCGCGGGGCACGATCAGCCGGGTCCCGGGCGCGAGCAGGGCCAGCGATGGCAGATGCAGATGGTCCGCGTGCAGGTGCGAGACCAGGACGGCGTCGGCCACCGCGGCTTCGGCGGGCGGCACGGCTCCGCGCCGGCGCCTTAGATGCGCGAGTCGGTTCACGAAGAGCGGGTCGGTGAGCACGCGGACACCTGAGTCCTCGACGGTACAGGTGGCATGACCCCACCAGGTCACCTCCATCGGCACGTACCGCCTCCTCGGCTTGTCTCGCGGTCCCGCATCCGTGGCCTTCGCAAGTCCTCTACGAGCGTAGGCGCTCGGCGGCGTGCGAGGTCGTCGGAGTCGTTCGACGGCGGTCTGTGGCGCTCGGTTGCGCACGGGGGAGTCCGGTGCCGTCGAGAGCGCCGGTGTGCGCCTCCCCTGCGCCGTCGACTCCGCAGTAGGGTCACCCTCGACAATTCACCAGGGGACAGGGGGATCGCTCCATGGAGCACGCGCCCGGCGGCTCACCGGACTCCGGAAGACACCGTCTGCGTGCGGCATCGATCGCCAGCCTCACCCCGCTGGAGGAACTGGACGGCGAGCCCTTCCTCGTGGACACCCGCAGCCAGCATGCCATGTGCGCATACTGGGCTGCGGACAAGGGCTACGTCGTCACCCGCGAACTGCTGTTGTACGGGCTGCGTCCCGACCACGGCGTGCTGTGGGCCGACGTCGACGCGGGCTTGGTCGACCTCTTCGTCGCCCCCAACGATCGTGTGCTGGCCCGGGCGGTCACCTCGGTTCCGGACTTCTCGGCGGAGTGCGAGCGGCGCGGGGTGCGCCTGGAGACCGCGGGGCTGGACGAACCGGTCTACGACGCCGCGATGAAGGCAACGGTGCACCGCAGGATGTCCATGCCGACCGCCGGCTACGACGGCTGCTGACCTTTTTTGCGACGCTGGATCGCAGGCGACGCGAGAGGCAGTGACGGCGCGTGGGCGATGAGCACGTGGACGAGGGGCGCACCGGCGACCGGCGCGCGGGCGGCCGGAGTGGCGGCCATCGGCGTGGTGACAGCGAGCGGTCCTGGCGAGCGGTGGGCAAGGCCCTGGTCCGGGTGATCGTGGTGTGGGCGGTGTCCACCCTCACCCTGCTCGTACTCGCCGGAATCCTCCCGGACTTCCGGCTCCAGGCGTCCGCAGGGGACAGCATCACCCGGACCGCGATCACCGCCGCTCTGGGCGCGGGCGCATTCGGGCTGCTCAGCGCTCTGGCGTGGCCACTGGCCGTGCGCGCCTTGTTGCTCGTTCCGGCGCTTGTGCTCGGACTGCTGGTGTTCTTCCTCAACGGCTCGCTGCTGCTGTTCGCACTCTGGCTGATCCCCGACGACCGCGGTTCCGCCGATCCCGAGACCGCCGTGGTGGTCGCCGCCGTCATGTCCGCCGTGGCCTCCGCCACCTCCACCGCACTCACCGTAGGGGACGACAACGCCTACCGCCGCCGCCTCTCCCGCCTCGCCCAGCGAAGACGGCGGCGCCGCGGTGACCGGGGACTCGGCGGCGAAGCCCCGGCAGGCACCGTGTTCCTGCAACTCGACGGTGTAGGGCACACCGTGCTGCGCGCCGCCGTCGATGACGGGCTGATGCCCACCGTCGCCGACTGGCTCGACACCACGCACCGCGTGACACCCTGGCGTACCGACTGGTCCAGTCAGACCGGCGCAAGCCAGCTCGGCATCCTGCACGGCTCGAACCACGACATCCCCGGTTTCCGCTGGTACGAGAAGGACACGGGCCGGACCATGGTGAGCAACCGTCCCGCGAGCGCGGCGGAACTCCAGCGCAGGGCGGTCGCCCGCACCCGGGATCCGGGGCTGCTCAGCGTGGACGGCGCGAGCCGCGGCAACCTGTTCAGCGGCGGCGCCGACCAGCTGGCGCTGGTGCTGTCCGTGGCCGCCCGCCGCGGCCGCGCCAACCGGTCCCGGGCCGGATACTTCGCCTACTTCTCGGACCCCGCCAACGCGGTCCGCACCGCGGTCGCCTTCGTTGCCGAGGCCGTGCGCGAGGTCGTCCAGTCCGTCCGCTCCCGGCTGCGCGGTGACCGGCCACGAGTCGGCCGCGGCGGGCTCTACCCGCTCATCCGGGCCTTCGCGACCGTCGTCGAACGGGACGTCGTGGTCGCCGCGGTGATCGGCGACATGCTGGCCGGCCGTACCGCCGTCTACGCGGACCTCGTCGCCTACGACGAGGTCGCCCACCACTCGGGACCCCACAGCCGGGACGCCGCGAAGGTACTGAGCCGGATCGACCGCTCCATCGCGCTGATCGCCAAGGCCGCGGCGCACGCCCCCCGGGTGTACCGGATCGTGCTGCTCTCCGACCACGGCCAGAGCT
This DNA window, taken from Streptomyces sp. SCSIO 30461, encodes the following:
- a CDS encoding phage holin family protein, giving the protein MVWAVSTLTLLVLAGILPDFRLQASAGDSITRTAITAALGAGAFGLLSALAWPLAVRALLLVPALVLGLLVFFLNGSLLLFALWLIPDDRGSADPETAVVVAAVMSAVASATSTALTVGDDNAYRRRLSRLAQRRRRRRGDRGLGGEAPAGTVFLQLDGVGHTVLRAAVDDGLMPTVADWLDTTHRVTPWRTDWSSQTGASQLGILHGSNHDIPGFRWYEKDTGRTMVSNRPASAAELQRRAVARTRDPGLLSVDGASRGNLFSGGADQLALVLSVAARRGRANRSRAGYFAYFSDPANAVRTAVAFVAEAVREVVQSVRSRLRGDRPRVGRGGLYPLIRAFATVVERDVVVAAVIGDMLAGRTAVYADLVAYDEVAHHSGPHSRDAAKVLSRIDRSIALIAKAAAHAPRVYRIVLLSDHGQSSGESFARAYGLTLKDLVRAGCGLPVPRRAGRTPSGAEARDAARDALRGVLLRSVEHGADVSGSPDTPGAGEQAAGGRRPGDGVSEPVVLASGNLGLISFPDVPGRLSREQIDRRHPALLRTLANHPGIGFLLVHGERAGSLVLGPGGVELPVSTLDGTGPLAAFGPGAADAIRRTDTFPHVADIMVNSSYDPVAGRVHAFEEQIGSHGGLGGEQSYPFLLSPYELSEPVVDGVELVGAEQVHLVLRRWLGEAMGGTHRAQAPLAEARETDRARAVDDGAHPTDPTDDGAHSV
- a CDS encoding MBL fold metallo-hydrolase, with translation MPMEVTWWGHATCTVEDSGVRVLTDPLFVNRLAHLRRRRGAVPPAEAAVADAVLVSHLHADHLHLPSLALLAPGTRLIVPRGAPRSVPGLRRLAGLHVTEVRPGDEVVVGELRVRAVPALHDGRRLPLGPHRSPALGYVIEGDAQTYFAGDTGLFDGMADAVGAIDVALLPVGGWGPFLGHGHLDADRAARALAALAPRAAVPVHYGTYWPIGMDAVRPHEFHSPGDEFARKAARLAPRVAVHRLGHGESVRPEVGR